A genome region from Cystobacter fuscus DSM 2262 includes the following:
- a CDS encoding PulJ/GspJ family protein, protein MRRASRRGFTLLEIMIAVAITALMGAMVSMAFQTGFNAKEVVETEADHYRMLRAAMNRMAREIGSAYVSDRYDGSRFRDQNDRPTNFIGESDSLTFSTFAHQRLYTDAKESDQAVVEYSLQTSTERGANGRMDLMRRENPNIGDRMDRGGTTDVLFEGAKKVEFEYWDSERKEWEDEWDTRRTEKKSILPTRVRITLVALDENGKEVRYSTQTRVMLNTELPRF, encoded by the coding sequence ATGAGAAGGGCTTCCCGACGGGGCTTCACGCTGCTGGAGATCATGATCGCCGTGGCCATCACCGCGCTGATGGGCGCGATGGTGAGCATGGCCTTCCAGACGGGCTTCAACGCCAAGGAAGTGGTGGAGACGGAAGCGGACCACTACCGCATGCTGCGCGCGGCGATGAACCGCATGGCGCGGGAGATCGGCTCGGCGTACGTGAGCGACCGCTACGACGGCTCGCGCTTCCGGGACCAGAACGACCGGCCCACCAACTTCATCGGTGAGTCGGACTCGCTGACCTTCAGCACCTTCGCGCACCAGCGGCTGTACACGGACGCCAAGGAGTCGGACCAGGCCGTGGTGGAGTACTCGCTGCAGACGTCCACGGAGCGCGGGGCCAATGGCCGCATGGACTTGATGCGGCGGGAGAACCCCAACATCGGGGACCGGATGGATCGCGGCGGAACCACGGACGTGCTCTTCGAGGGGGCCAAGAAGGTGGAGTTCGAATATTGGGACTCGGAGCGCAAGGAGTGGGAGGACGAGTGGGACACCCGGCGCACGGAGAAGAAGTCCATCCTCCCCACGCGCGTGCGCATCACCCTGGTGGCGCTCGACGAGAACGGCAAGGAAGTGCGCTACTCCACCCAGACCCGTGTGATGCTCAACACGGAACTCCCCAGGTTCTGA
- a CDS encoding prepilin-type N-terminal cleavage/methylation domain-containing protein — translation MRRTRGFTLLETVVALAILALALMAIFDINSGAVANHAYAKKLTVATLLARSKMTDLEQKLYDEGFSNDDQEESGDFSAEGWEGFKWRAKIIAPQTEGVSPEQLIGAIFNLPIGEGGDLSGLASMFGGGGTGKDGASSSQTTANPMAGAAMGMAQPMFTQMVQQITQTVRELHLTVYWREGTQVESLDLVTHMVSLGPGSDRNGGFQPNSGTQPPGMSEQWVDPATGFVVQNPTPGPNGQMINPANGQPLMRRTDFLSRSGGRGGQPGAGGIVPGGQLQGRTR, via the coding sequence ATGAGACGCACACGTGGCTTCACCCTGTTGGAGACGGTGGTGGCGCTCGCCATCCTGGCGCTCGCGCTCATGGCCATCTTCGACATCAACTCCGGAGCGGTGGCCAACCACGCCTACGCCAAGAAGCTCACCGTGGCCACGCTCCTGGCCCGCTCGAAGATGACGGACCTGGAGCAGAAGCTCTACGACGAGGGCTTCTCCAACGATGACCAGGAGGAGTCGGGCGACTTCTCGGCGGAGGGGTGGGAGGGCTTCAAGTGGCGGGCGAAGATCATCGCCCCGCAGACGGAAGGGGTGTCGCCCGAGCAGCTCATCGGCGCCATCTTCAACCTGCCCATCGGCGAGGGCGGGGACCTGAGCGGTCTGGCCTCCATGTTCGGCGGCGGGGGCACGGGCAAGGACGGCGCGAGCAGCTCCCAGACGACGGCCAACCCCATGGCGGGCGCGGCGATGGGCATGGCCCAGCCCATGTTCACGCAGATGGTGCAGCAGATCACCCAGACGGTGCGCGAGCTGCACCTCACGGTGTACTGGCGCGAGGGCACGCAGGTGGAGAGCCTGGACCTCGTCACGCACATGGTGTCGCTGGGGCCGGGCTCGGACCGCAATGGCGGCTTCCAGCCCAACAGCGGCACACAGCCGCCCGGGATGTCCGAGCAGTGGGTGGACCCGGCCACGGGCTTCGTCGTGCAGAACCCGACCCCTGGCCCCAACGGGCAGATGATCAACCCGGCCAACGGCCAGCCGCTGATGCGGCGCACCGACTTCCTCTCGCGCTCGGGGGGCCGGGGCGGACAGCCAGGCGCGGGAGGAATCGTGCCGGGTGGCCAGTTGCAAGGGAGGACGCGATGA
- a CDS encoding pilus assembly FimT family protein gives MNRARAVRRTRERGLTLIEMSIALGIAAVLFAAVTVSVGAITGAKAKASASELAGVIRSLYDTAALTGKTCRLVFELADPKSEEGVSRYRAECAAGNVTTARDRDTLLREDDTAREDAKKGRPRNDPRRNFTRGDDDEPGLDELMAQEQDRVENAARFSEFTGEEISPRQLPAGVSVSVWTRHQREPADKGLAYLYFFPQGFTEKAQVYVRQGENVWTLAISPLTGKVNIVGEALEVPRS, from the coding sequence ATGAACCGCGCGCGGGCCGTGCGCCGGACCCGCGAGCGCGGGCTGACGCTCATCGAGATGTCCATCGCGCTGGGGATCGCCGCGGTGCTCTTCGCCGCCGTCACCGTGTCCGTGGGCGCCATCACCGGCGCCAAGGCCAAGGCGTCCGCGAGCGAGCTGGCCGGGGTCATCCGCTCGCTGTACGACACCGCCGCGCTCACCGGCAAGACGTGCCGGCTCGTCTTCGAGCTGGCGGATCCGAAGAGCGAGGAAGGCGTGTCGCGCTACCGCGCCGAGTGCGCCGCGGGCAACGTGACCACCGCGCGCGACCGCGACACGCTGCTGCGCGAGGACGACACCGCCCGCGAGGACGCGAAGAAGGGCCGGCCCCGGAACGATCCGCGCCGCAACTTCACCCGGGGCGACGACGACGAGCCCGGCCTGGACGAGCTGATGGCCCAGGAGCAGGACCGGGTGGAGAACGCCGCGCGCTTCTCCGAGTTCACCGGCGAGGAGATTTCTCCCCGGCAGTTACCCGCGGGGGTGAGCGTGTCCGTGTGGACGCGCCACCAGCGCGAGCCCGCGGACAAGGGCCTGGCCTACCTCTACTTCTTTCCCCAGGGCTTCACGGAGAAGGCCCAGGTGTACGTGCGCCAGGGAGAGAACGTGTGGACGCTCGCCATCTCGCCGCTGACGGGCAAGGTCAACATCGTGGGCGAGGCGCTGGAGGTTCCCCGGTCATGA
- a CDS encoding type II secretion system protein GspG, giving the protein MTTEHATSTPRIAEPAAARPTRTGRLIVAGVIVVASAGAFGIASLTFDKTLSPLQRQARAEIRGLEGYFKSFHRITGRFPSQAENFYPLLQVGLIKEMPQDPWGNVYQYRMSDRGNGYIMSYGADGVAGGSGDAADLISGGVLDNAMVGTEQQREQAAQEEAR; this is encoded by the coding sequence ATGACCACCGAGCACGCCACCTCTACCCCGCGCATCGCCGAGCCGGCCGCCGCACGCCCGACGCGCACGGGGCGGCTCATCGTCGCGGGCGTCATCGTCGTGGCCTCGGCGGGGGCCTTCGGCATCGCCAGCCTCACCTTCGACAAGACGCTCAGCCCGCTGCAGCGTCAGGCGCGCGCGGAGATCCGCGGGCTGGAGGGCTACTTCAAGTCCTTCCACCGCATCACCGGGCGCTTCCCCTCGCAGGCGGAGAACTTCTATCCGCTCCTGCAGGTGGGGCTCATCAAGGAGATGCCCCAGGATCCCTGGGGCAATGTGTACCAGTACCGGATGAGCGACAGGGGCAACGGCTACATCATGTCCTATGGCGCGGACGGGGTGGCGGGCGGGAGCGGAGACGCGGCGGACCTCATCAGCGGCGGGGTGCTCGACAACGCCATGGTGGGCACCGAGCAGCAGCGAGAGCAGGCCGCGCAGGAGGAAGCACGATGA
- the gspG gene encoding type II secretion system major pseudopilin GspG, with product MSDTKTKRQQQRRRRGMTLIEIMVVITILGLIMAAVGVSVIPKLEEAKQDTARLDIKNIQSALKLYYTKKGKYPDTGTGLRALVETQNLDKIPLDPWGHEYVYMNEGGKPVLISYGADGTQGGEGSDADISSRDATAQK from the coding sequence ATGAGCGACACGAAGACGAAGCGACAGCAGCAGCGCCGCCGCCGCGGCATGACCCTCATCGAGATCATGGTGGTGATCACCATCCTCGGGCTCATCATGGCCGCGGTGGGTGTGTCCGTGATTCCCAAGCTCGAGGAGGCCAAGCAGGACACGGCCCGGCTGGACATCAAGAACATCCAGAGCGCGCTCAAGCTCTACTACACGAAGAAGGGCAAGTACCCGGACACGGGCACCGGCCTGCGCGCCCTCGTGGAGACGCAGAACCTGGACAAGATTCCCCTGGACCCGTGGGGCCACGAGTACGTGTACATGAACGAGGGCGGCAAGCCCGTGCTCATCTCCTACGGCGCCGACGGCACCCAGGGCGGAGAGGGGTCCGACGCGGACATCTCCTCGCGCGACGCCACGGCCCAGAAGTAG
- the gspF gene encoding type II secretion system inner membrane protein GspF — protein sequence MPVFEYKALDSAGKSIRGMLEADSPKTLRSQLRKDNKFLTEVIGQADGNRAAVRKGTNAAQADREVNFGKMARGRISTDDIAITTRQLATLLGAGVTLVEALTALVDQVEKERFKLILSEVKSRVNEGSSLADALAVHQKVFGSLYVNMIRAGEHSGALDKVLLRLADFTESQSKLQQKIVGTMTYPAIMVLVGVGILTLLMVVVIPKVTKIFTTMKATLPWTTRLLIWTSNMLQDWWFIIFPAIFAIIFGLTSYFRSPKGKPVWDRYALKAPIFGGLLRLLAISRFARTLATLLKSGVPLLTAMDITKAVITNSILADVVEKARDAIREGESIATPLKRSGEFPPLVYHMVAIGEKSGQLEDMLLSVADNYENQVNVRIGALTSMLEPLLTVFMGVMIAFVAFSVLMPILQVNSAIR from the coding sequence ATGCCAGTCTTCGAGTACAAGGCCCTCGATTCGGCCGGAAAATCCATCCGCGGGATGTTGGAAGCGGACTCCCCCAAGACCCTGCGCTCGCAGCTGCGCAAGGACAACAAGTTCCTCACCGAGGTCATCGGCCAGGCTGACGGCAACCGGGCCGCGGTGCGCAAGGGCACCAACGCGGCGCAGGCCGACCGTGAGGTGAACTTCGGCAAGATGGCGCGCGGCCGCATCAGCACCGACGACATCGCCATCACCACGCGCCAGCTCGCCACGCTGCTGGGCGCGGGAGTCACCCTGGTGGAGGCGCTCACCGCGCTCGTGGACCAGGTGGAGAAGGAGCGGTTCAAGCTCATCCTCTCCGAGGTGAAGAGCCGGGTGAACGAGGGCTCCTCGCTCGCCGACGCGCTCGCGGTGCACCAGAAGGTGTTCGGCTCGCTCTACGTGAACATGATCCGCGCTGGCGAGCACTCGGGCGCGCTCGACAAGGTGCTCCTGCGCCTGGCCGACTTCACCGAGAGCCAGTCCAAGCTGCAGCAGAAGATCGTCGGCACCATGACCTACCCGGCCATCATGGTGCTGGTGGGCGTGGGCATCCTCACCCTGCTCATGGTGGTGGTCATCCCCAAGGTGACCAAGATCTTCACCACCATGAAGGCCACCCTGCCCTGGACCACGCGCCTGCTCATCTGGACGAGCAACATGCTGCAGGACTGGTGGTTCATCATCTTCCCCGCGATCTTCGCCATCATCTTCGGCCTGACGTCCTACTTCCGCAGCCCCAAGGGCAAGCCGGTGTGGGACCGCTACGCCCTCAAGGCCCCCATCTTCGGAGGGCTGTTGCGGCTGCTGGCCATCTCCCGCTTCGCCCGCACGCTCGCCACCCTGCTCAAGAGCGGCGTGCCCCTGCTCACCGCCATGGACATCACCAAGGCGGTCATCACCAACTCGATCCTGGCCGACGTGGTGGAGAAGGCGCGCGACGCCATCCGCGAGGGCGAGAGCATCGCCACGCCCCTCAAGCGCTCGGGCGAGTTCCCGCCGCTCGTCTACCACATGGTGGCGATTGGCGAGAAATCCGGCCAGCTCGAGGACATGTTGTTGTCCGTCGCGGACAACTACGAGAACCAGGTCAACGTGCGCATCGGCGCCCTCACCTCCATGCTCGAGCCCCTGCTCACGGTGTTCATGGGCGTGATGATTGCATTCGTGGCCTTCTCGGTCCTGATGCCGATTCTCCAGGTGAACTCGGCCATCCGGTGA
- the gspE gene encoding type II secretion system ATPase GspE, whose product MSLLADAPHAVPQDATQVIAHGPATLCGRPLGEILRRTSGLTEDKLQEALQAQVDKGGRLGEILVGLKALSEEDVAKALGLQLDLPYLARIFIEEIDPELVKRVPINFAKQARILPLSVEDGAVALAVADPLDTTVLDHARMLLGQDVLPRIALASTIVDAINSVYDRATNEAEQLVGELEAQDLDSIAQEIDEVKDLIDVEGDEAPVIRLVNSVLFRAAKERASDIHIEPMERELMVRFRVDGVLQEIIKPPKRYQSAIVSRVKVMGQLNIAEKRLPQDGRIRIKMAGRDIDIRLSTIPTTYGERIVMRLLDKNTTLLDLTELGMAKSMLDQMEHLIRRPHGIVLVTGPTGSGKTTTLYGALSRINTPDLNILTVEDPVEYQLKGIGQMAISPKIGLTFAQGLRSFLRQDPDVIMVGEIRDKETAEIAIQASLTGHLVFSTVHTNDAASAITRLVDMGVEPFLVASSLTGVLAQRLVRRVCPDCRVQYTPTDEELREIGLNRATLKERHGVEKIYKAAGCTSCSQNGYRGRTGIYELLFVDDTVRQLALKNVDSSTIKKAAMGNGMHTLLDDGARKIALGETTIAEVLSITQEDL is encoded by the coding sequence ATGAGCCTGCTCGCTGACGCCCCCCACGCCGTCCCCCAGGACGCCACCCAGGTCATCGCCCATGGCCCCGCCACCCTGTGCGGCCGGCCCCTCGGGGAGATCCTCCGCCGCACCAGCGGCCTCACGGAGGACAAGCTCCAGGAGGCGCTGCAGGCCCAGGTCGACAAGGGCGGCCGGCTGGGAGAGATCCTCGTGGGCCTCAAGGCCCTGAGCGAGGAGGACGTGGCCAAGGCGCTCGGGCTCCAGCTGGACCTGCCCTACCTGGCTCGCATCTTCATCGAGGAGATCGATCCGGAGCTCGTCAAGCGCGTGCCCATCAACTTCGCCAAGCAGGCGCGCATCCTGCCCCTGTCCGTGGAGGATGGGGCCGTGGCGCTCGCGGTGGCGGATCCCCTGGACACCACGGTGTTGGATCACGCGCGCATGCTGCTCGGCCAGGACGTGCTGCCGCGCATCGCGCTGGCCTCCACCATCGTGGACGCCATCAACAGCGTCTATGACCGCGCCACCAACGAGGCCGAGCAGCTCGTGGGCGAGCTGGAGGCGCAGGACCTGGACTCGATCGCCCAGGAGATCGACGAGGTCAAGGATCTCATCGACGTGGAGGGCGACGAGGCGCCGGTCATCCGGCTCGTCAACTCGGTGCTCTTCCGCGCCGCCAAGGAGCGCGCGAGCGACATCCACATCGAGCCCATGGAGCGCGAGCTCATGGTGCGCTTCCGCGTGGACGGCGTGCTGCAGGAGATCATCAAGCCGCCCAAGCGCTACCAGAGCGCCATCGTCAGCCGAGTGAAGGTCATGGGGCAGCTGAACATCGCGGAGAAGCGCCTGCCGCAGGACGGCCGCATCCGCATCAAGATGGCCGGCCGCGACATCGACATCCGTCTGTCCACCATCCCCACCACGTATGGCGAGCGCATCGTCATGCGCTTGCTCGACAAGAACACCACGCTGTTGGATCTGACCGAGCTGGGCATGGCCAAGAGCATGCTCGATCAGATGGAGCACCTCATCCGGCGCCCGCACGGCATCGTCCTGGTGACGGGCCCCACCGGTAGCGGCAAGACGACCACGCTCTATGGCGCGCTCTCGCGCATCAACACCCCGGACCTGAACATCCTCACCGTCGAGGACCCGGTCGAGTACCAGCTCAAGGGCATCGGCCAGATGGCCATCAGCCCGAAGATCGGCCTGACGTTCGCCCAGGGGCTGCGCTCCTTCCTGCGTCAGGACCCGGACGTCATCATGGTGGGCGAGATCCGCGACAAGGAGACGGCGGAAATCGCCATCCAGGCGTCGCTCACGGGCCACCTGGTGTTCTCCACGGTGCACACCAACGACGCGGCGAGCGCCATCACCCGTCTGGTGGACATGGGCGTGGAGCCCTTCCTCGTGGCCTCCTCGCTCACCGGCGTGCTCGCCCAGCGCTTGGTGCGCCGCGTGTGCCCGGACTGCCGCGTGCAGTACACGCCCACCGACGAGGAGCTGCGCGAGATTGGCCTCAACCGCGCGACGCTCAAGGAGCGCCACGGGGTGGAGAAGATCTACAAGGCCGCCGGGTGCACGTCCTGCAGCCAGAACGGCTACCGCGGCCGCACGGGCATCTACGAGCTGCTCTTCGTGGACGACACCGTGCGCCAGCTCGCCCTGAAGAACGTGGACTCCTCCACCATCAAGAAGGCCGCCATGGGCAATGGCATGCACACGCTGCTGGATGACGGCGCGCGCAAGATCGCCCTGGGCGAGACGACCATCGCCGAGGTGTTGAGCATCACCCAAGAGGATCTCTAA
- the gspD gene encoding type II secretion system secretin GspD, which translates to MKTLPSWLLLLSLATASPALAQRPTTPADRQITPQGTNPEGNGTTVRPTPTCEEVRRRARYNIYFDKVDIEKLVQTVSDATCRTFILPENVRGKISIIGPENGRVEVDADQFYAAFLAALDANGLSVYQHGRFLKIVDKRAAKQNPIPTLMDDEGGYTGNEQMITKLFRIKNVEVEPLRGVLQQLVSKDGDTIPYPPDIVIINDVGSNVRRLERIIDQLDTRSASDEVRIIQVQYATAQDVAATVQKLFEQKGGNPNPGMPQGRTPRGAPAVMTPPGGSMGETMPPSGAGGDSASGPVTFSQMIPDERTNKLIVVASPAAFERIQSLVRELDIPTAGTERINVYPLENANAEELASTLQTLSQGTGNRPRSPVPVPGAPGMPRQPGSGGAAELFSGEVKISADKGTNSLVIIASQSDYRSLVRVIRELDKPRRQVFVEAVIMEVNLDRKQDFGLNVHSGYQLPMPGNLGTGTGLVGTKYSTTGLPPSFSLANLAGFGGFLAGLQGPVIPELKALGLDIPAFGIVLHAFQQSSDVNVLSTPHLLTSDNEEAEITVGQNVPFQSGFSPQSLGTTGTPGTTGGVNSLLGSLGGLSSLYAPITRQNVELKLTIKPQINESDFIRMAITEQTEEIASTDAVLGPTTSKRSAKTTVVAKDQETVVIGGIMQERTIETVAKVPILGDVPLLGHLFRSTNKSKTKTNLLLFLTPYIIREQSDFRRIFERKMAERQQFVEQFYGQVAGYDVPVDFTRKSGPLGRMRRTVLTEEQKAENGGPGMAGERILRPASGTPAPSPGAAPAPTPGASSVAPGEVSPGAGGLQTPSATEAPEVQPPSAPPPEDPERLRLQPDTGNQE; encoded by the coding sequence ATGAAGACGCTTCCGTCCTGGTTGCTCCTGCTGTCCCTGGCGACGGCCTCACCCGCCCTGGCCCAGCGCCCCACTACTCCCGCCGATCGGCAGATCACCCCGCAGGGCACCAACCCCGAGGGAAATGGCACGACCGTGCGGCCCACGCCCACGTGCGAGGAGGTGCGCCGCCGCGCCCGCTACAACATCTACTTCGACAAGGTGGACATCGAGAAGCTGGTCCAGACGGTGTCGGACGCGACGTGCCGCACGTTCATCCTCCCGGAGAACGTGCGCGGGAAGATCTCCATCATCGGCCCGGAGAACGGGCGCGTGGAGGTGGACGCGGACCAGTTCTACGCGGCGTTCCTCGCGGCGCTCGACGCCAACGGCCTGTCCGTCTACCAGCACGGGCGCTTCCTGAAGATCGTGGACAAGCGCGCCGCCAAGCAGAACCCCATCCCCACCCTCATGGACGACGAGGGCGGGTACACGGGCAACGAGCAGATGATCACCAAGCTGTTCCGCATCAAGAACGTGGAAGTGGAGCCCCTGCGCGGCGTGCTCCAGCAGCTGGTGTCCAAGGACGGCGACACCATCCCGTACCCTCCGGACATCGTCATCATCAACGACGTGGGCTCCAACGTGCGTCGCCTCGAGCGCATCATCGATCAGCTCGACACGCGCTCGGCCAGCGACGAGGTGCGCATCATCCAGGTGCAGTACGCCACCGCCCAGGACGTGGCCGCCACGGTGCAGAAGCTCTTCGAGCAGAAGGGCGGCAACCCCAACCCGGGCATGCCCCAGGGCCGCACCCCGCGCGGCGCCCCCGCGGTGATGACCCCGCCGGGAGGCTCCATGGGCGAGACGATGCCCCCGAGCGGCGCGGGCGGCGACTCGGCCAGTGGCCCGGTGACGTTCTCGCAGATGATTCCGGATGAGCGCACCAACAAGCTCATCGTCGTGGCCAGCCCCGCGGCCTTCGAGCGCATCCAGAGCCTGGTGCGCGAGCTGGACATCCCCACCGCCGGCACCGAGCGCATCAACGTCTACCCGCTGGAGAACGCCAACGCGGAGGAGCTCGCCAGCACCCTGCAGACGCTCTCCCAGGGCACCGGCAACCGGCCGCGCTCGCCCGTTCCCGTGCCGGGCGCGCCGGGCATGCCCCGTCAGCCGGGCTCGGGCGGCGCCGCCGAGCTCTTCTCCGGCGAGGTGAAGATCTCCGCGGACAAGGGCACCAACTCGCTCGTCATCATCGCCAGCCAGAGCGACTACCGCAGCCTCGTGCGCGTCATCCGCGAGCTGGACAAGCCCCGGCGCCAGGTGTTCGTCGAGGCGGTCATCATGGAGGTCAACCTGGACCGCAAGCAGGACTTCGGGTTGAACGTGCACAGCGGCTACCAGCTGCCCATGCCCGGCAACCTGGGCACCGGCACGGGCCTCGTCGGCACCAAGTACAGCACCACCGGCCTGCCTCCCTCCTTCTCGCTCGCCAACCTGGCCGGCTTCGGTGGCTTCCTCGCGGGCCTCCAGGGCCCCGTCATCCCCGAGCTCAAGGCGCTGGGCCTCGACATCCCCGCCTTCGGCATCGTGCTGCACGCCTTCCAGCAGAGCTCGGACGTCAACGTGCTCTCCACGCCCCACCTGCTCACCAGCGACAACGAGGAGGCGGAGATCACCGTGGGCCAGAACGTGCCCTTCCAGTCCGGCTTCTCGCCCCAGTCGCTGGGCACCACCGGCACCCCGGGCACCACCGGCGGCGTCAACTCCCTGCTCGGCTCGCTCGGCGGTCTGAGCAGCCTCTACGCCCCCATCACCCGCCAGAACGTGGAGCTCAAGCTCACCATCAAGCCGCAGATCAACGAGAGCGACTTCATCCGCATGGCCATCACCGAGCAGACGGAGGAGATCGCCTCGACGGACGCGGTGCTCGGCCCCACGACGTCCAAGCGCAGCGCGAAGACGACGGTGGTGGCCAAGGATCAGGAGACGGTGGTCATCGGCGGCATCATGCAGGAGCGCACCATCGAGACCGTCGCCAAGGTGCCCATCCTCGGGGACGTGCCCCTGCTGGGCCACCTGTTCCGCTCCACCAACAAGAGCAAGACCAAGACGAACCTGCTGCTCTTCCTCACGCCCTACATCATCCGCGAGCAGTCGGACTTCCGGCGCATCTTCGAGCGCAAGATGGCCGAGCGGCAGCAGTTCGTGGAACAGTTCTACGGCCAGGTGGCCGGCTACGACGTGCCCGTGGACTTCACCCGCAAGAGCGGACCCCTGGGCCGCATGCGCCGCACGGTGCTCACCGAGGAGCAGAAGGCGGAGAACGGCGGCCCCGGCATGGCTGGCGAGCGCATCCTGCGGCCCGCCAGCGGCACGCCCGCCCCCTCGCCCGGCGCCGCTCCCGCGCCCACTCCCGGCGCGTCCTCCGTGGCCCCGGGGGAAGTCTCGCCGGGCGCCGGGGGTTTGCAGACTCCATCGGCCACGGAGGCCCCGGAAGTCCAGCCTCCGTCCGCCCCTCCTCCGGAGGATCCGGAGCGGCTGCGCCTCCAGCCGGACACCGGAAACCAGGAGTAA
- the gspC gene encoding type II secretion system protein GspC — protein MELLFRKYFWTVNLVFILLVALLAAKTVNLFVESALMPLPSGEVAARQKARPTETLASLDIRRMSELTGVKIPEPPAVVTEPTQPMADPNAAPVKSSLRVKLLGTLVASDKLWSVSSIQDMNNQRSYTYMVGDTIEGSTAEVIDIERLRVIVLNNGRKEYIDNQPGDGAAVAAYTPPPLPTNTPVQTPNAGLGNGIRATGENDYEIPRTEIDRTLANLNDVAMQARIVPAFKDGQAQGFKLFSIRPDSIYSKIGVQNGDVIKRINGFELNSPEKALEVYTKLKEASRIEIELERNGSSVRKNYTIR, from the coding sequence ATGGAACTCCTCTTCCGCAAGTACTTCTGGACGGTGAACCTGGTGTTCATCCTGCTCGTCGCGCTGCTGGCGGCGAAGACGGTGAACCTGTTCGTCGAGTCGGCCCTGATGCCCCTGCCCTCGGGTGAGGTGGCGGCCCGGCAGAAGGCCCGGCCCACCGAGACGCTGGCCTCGCTGGACATCCGGCGCATGTCGGAGCTGACGGGCGTGAAGATTCCCGAGCCCCCCGCCGTGGTGACCGAGCCCACCCAGCCCATGGCGGATCCCAACGCCGCGCCCGTCAAGAGCAGCCTGCGGGTGAAGCTGCTGGGCACGCTGGTGGCCAGCGACAAGCTGTGGAGCGTGTCGTCCATCCAGGACATGAACAACCAGCGGTCCTACACCTATATGGTGGGCGACACCATCGAGGGCAGCACCGCCGAGGTCATCGACATCGAGCGGCTGCGCGTCATCGTCCTCAACAACGGGCGCAAGGAGTACATCGACAACCAGCCGGGAGATGGCGCCGCCGTGGCCGCGTACACCCCGCCGCCCCTGCCCACCAACACGCCCGTGCAGACGCCCAACGCCGGCCTCGGCAACGGCATCCGCGCCACCGGCGAGAACGACTACGAGATTCCCCGCACGGAGATCGATCGCACGCTGGCCAACCTCAACGACGTGGCCATGCAGGCGCGCATCGTGCCGGCCTTCAAGGACGGTCAGGCGCAGGGCTTCAAGCTCTTCTCCATCCGCCCCGACTCCATCTACTCGAAGATTGGCGTCCAGAACGGCGACGTCATCAAGCGCATCAACGGCTTCGAGCTCAACAGCCCGGAGAAGGCCCTCGAGGTCTACACCAAGCTGAAGGAAGCCTCGCGGATCGAAATCGAGCTGGAGCGCAACGGCTCGAGCGTCCGCAAGAACTACACCATTCGCTAA